The window GCGGGGCCGACCTCACCCTGATCAGCGCCTGGCGCGATCACTTCGCCGGACTGGCCGATGCCCCGGCACCTCGCCGCCCGGCGACGTTAGCCCCCGCGGAGCGCGCGCTTCCCGACTTCACCGAGGAGCCCACCGAACTCGTCGACGGGCTCGCACCGCACGAGCCCACCCACCTGGTGCACATCCCCGCAAGTTTGAGCGATGCGCCCAGAGCGAAGTCGCCAGGGCGCGCGCCGGCGCCGGGCTTTGAGCCCGATGAAACCACGCTTCGGCGCCGCCAACCTCGCGCAATCCGCCCCGGCACGTCCGCCCCCGAACTCGCCGACGCGCTGGCAAACGTCCCCTCCGAGCCGACCGACGTCTTCGCGGCCGCGCCGACGCTTCCGCCAGGCGCCGATCTGGCGCAGGAGCTCCCGCGCCATGATAGTGGGCGACGCAACGCGCCCGCCCTTAGGGTCGCCCCCCGCGCGGCGAATCACTCAGCCCCCGGCGTTGCAGCGAAGCGTGGGGAGCCTCGCCACCCGGGTCGCGAAGAGAAACTGGAGCTGGACCTCGACGCGCTCCGCCGCACCGGCAAACCGACCACCGGAGGCACAAGCTCCATCCGTCGGCTGACTCACCTGGTGCAAACCAGCCTTCCTGAACCCCTGCAATCGCCAGCCCGCGCCATGATCAGCGTGCTTCTCTCATCGCTGCTGGTTCTGAGTTTCTTTGCAACCCTGGGTTATATCGGGCAGGTCCACCGTGCGACGGCCACCTTACTGCGGCGCGCGGAGAGCGAAGTTCATAACGACACCTACGCCTCACATCAGCGCGCCCTGCAGCTTGCGCAGGAGGCGCGTGCCTACACGCTGCTACCCGCCGGTGCCGACGCTGTGGTGCGGGGTCTGACCGACGCTCTGCCCGCCATTGGCACCCGTGCGCCCGTCGAGCGCGCCACCAACCTTGAAGAGCTCATCCGCGCCCGCACAGCCTATCGTTTTACGCATCCCGGAACGATCGCCCCTCCGGAGCCCCCCACGTCAAGGGCTGGCGAAACGATCGCGGCTCATATCTACGCCAGCGCCGCCTGGCTGCCCGGGCGCGACATCTCCAGGGCTGCCGATGCGCTGCTCGCCCTTGCGCCGAGTTCAGCATGGGCACGCCTGGCCTACGCCGAGGTTCTCGTCGACCACATCCCCGTCGAGCTCTCTGCGAAGCTGGTCGACTCCTTCCCCGAAGACACCCCTGCCCGTGCCTTTGTGCGCGCGCAGCACCTTTTGTCCTTCGATGAAGAGGCCGCCACCCCCGCACTCCGAGCGATCTTCGAGGCCAACCCGGATCATTACAGCTCCCGGTTGACCCTGGCCCTCCACCTCGCTCGCACCGGGGCCGACGAAGCCGAACTCGACGCCCTGCTCTCCTCGGCCCTGAGCGCCCCCGGCCGCGAGTTCGCCCCTGCCGACCGCGCTCTGATTCACCTGGCGCGCGCCGAGGCATCGTCCACAACGAACGAACGCATCGATGCCCTTCGTCTGGCCGCCGAGGCCGCACCGCTTCGCCCCGACCGTATCCGACCGCTCATCGACGAGCTCATCGCCCGCGGGCAGCTCCTCGACGCGCGCGAGCAGCTGATTCGCACTCCGCGGGTCGAGCATCGCCACACCTATTTCGATCTGGAGTTGGCCTCCATCCACCTGCAGCTCGGCGATACAGACCGCGCCATCGCGCTTTTGAGCGCCGCCTCCGACAACCCTCACGAGCGCCTGCTCCTCGCGCTGGCGATGGCAGCGGAAGGCAACCTCGCCATCGCCCGTGACGAGCTGGCGCAGACGCCCCTCGACCTCGCTGCGGCCGCGCTCCTGGATGCGCTGCACCCCGAAGCCACGCCGCCGGAGGAAACCTTTGACCGGATCGCTGACTTCGCCTCCGAACGCGCGCTTCTCAAAAGCGCAACCCTGGCCCACCTGGCCAACCACAGCGAAAGCTGGGAGGCGCAATCAACGCTCCGGGAGCGTTCCCTCTCACGGCTGGAACACGCCCCCGATCGCCTCGCACGGCGCCTTCTCCAATGCCGACTGGCGCTTGACGCACGCCATGCCAGCGATGCCGCCGAGCATTGCGCGCGCCTCGAAGAACTCGATGTCGCCTCCCGCTGGGCTCTCGATGCCGCGGTGCGCTGGCACCGCCTCAACGATCGCCACGCCACCGCGCTGCGATTGATCGACCGGCACGAAGATCTAAGCGGCCCCGGTCCTCTTCTGGGGCTGATGCGCGCCGAAGTCGCCTTTGAGCAAGGCGACGTTGACGCAGCCACCTCCTTCTTGGAGCCAGCCCTGGGGACCCCGCTCTCTCGTAGCGCCCGCTGGGCAACCCTGCAGGGCCGCCTGGCCTTGAGCCGCGGTGATAGCGAGCAGGCGCAAGCTCACCTTCAGAGCGCGCTGGACACGCGCCCAGGCGACGCGGCTGCAACACTCGGCCTGCTCCAGACTGCGTTGGCGAATGGCCCCCTCTCCTCGGAGAATGAGCAGGCCCTGCGCGGACTTCTTCGCCATGGGAAGCTCGGCCCGGAGGCCTGGGTGGCATTTGCACGCCAGCGCCGCCAACAACAACGCTACAACGACGCTCTGGAGAACCTTGAGCTTGCCCGGCGTGCAGCTAACACCCTCGTCCCCGCCGCGCTCTCGCATGCGATCCTGACCGAAGAGGCCTACGTGCGCGCCGCTCGCAGCCGCCGGGGCTTTGCCGATCCCGGCGTCACGCGCGCACTCGATCTTGCCGGCGAGTCCGCGCCACAGAGCGCAGACTACCTCGTCGCCCGCGCCCGGGTTGCACTTGCCTCGCGTCGACCGAACCGCGCCGAGGCAGCCCGGCATCTGGAAGATGCCCTGAACGACGCCCCGCTCCGCTGCGAGCTCTGGGAGGAGGTCATCGCGCTGCGTAAGCGCCTGCGTCATCAGGTCGCCGTGCGTCGCCTCGTCAACGCCACCCCGGAGCGATGCAACTAGAGCGCGCAACGAAAGCACACTGACGCGTCGTCTATCAATATGCTAGGACTGCTGCGCTGATCGGCGCCCGAGTCTGGCGCCTGACTTCCCTCGGCCCCAAAAGATGACGACCTGGTGAGGAGACGCCATGATTCGGCGCGACATTCTTGATCTTCTTCAATGCCCGGCCTGCGCCGGCCCCGAGCTCACCCTGGGCAGCGGACGTCGCCCCGACCTGGTCTGCCAGAGCTGTGACTCGCACTACCCCATCGTCAATGGCATCCCCGACCTGGTCGCTCCAGAAGCCACTCCGGCCCCGGGAACCTACCGCACTGAGACGCTGGCCAACGTCATCGCCGGCGTCTACGACGTGGTCGCCCCGGTGATGAGCATGGCCATCTGGCGCTGCAGCCCGCTGCGCTACATCGATCACGAGAACCGTGCCCTGGGCCGGGCCCGCGGCGGCGTCTATCTGGAGGCCCCCATTGGCACCGGCGTTGCGCTGGCCCCCTGCATCGCGCCCTACCATGACGTGACCGTGCTCGGCGTCGACAAGTCCTGGAAGATGCTCTTTCAGGCCCAAAAACGCCTCAAGAAAACAGGCGCGAGCTTTCAGCTTATTCGTGCCGACGTCAACGCCCTCCCCATCAAGAGTGGCGCGGTGCGAAGCCTGCAGAGCCTCAACGGCCTGCACGGCTTTACCGATCGGGTCGGCGCGCTCAACGAATTCCACCGCTGCCTGGAACCCGAGGGCTACTTCTCCGGCTCCACACTTGTTCGCGCGCAGACGGACATGGCCGACGCGGTGCTCGAACGCTACGAGCGCTACGGCATCTATCCGATGCTTCGCAGCCCCGAGTTCTTACTTCAGGAGGTCGGCGCGGCGTCTTTTGAAGGCATGCACTTTGAAACGCACGGCGCGGTGATGTTCTTCGCCGGCCAGCGTGCCGCAGATGATGAGATCGAAAGCAACTCGCCATCGTCAAAGCGCACAGCAAAGACCACGAGCGCGAAGAAAGGGGGCGCTAAATCGTCGGGCGCGTCGAAAAAAGCGAAAAAAGCAAAAGGCAAGAAGTCATCGCGGCGCGCCGGCTGAGCCTCTGCCGCACGCCTCAGAGACCGGGTTGGCGTCTGTGTTCTGCTTAACGACGCGTCGTCGGTGCCACCCCGGACTCGGCATAACCACGGGCGCGTGCCTGCCGCGAGCGTTCCTTACGCAACGCCACCTCTCGCCGCACCGCCTCTCCCACCGAGGCCACCTTGCTGAGCAAGTCCCGAAAGATCGTCGCACTGAGTTCCAGCACGATCACATCGGTGCGCGCACGCACTGTCGCCCCCGCCTCGCTGAGTTGAGCGCAGGGAGTCACCCCCAGAAAGGCCCCCTCCTCCAGCGTGTCGACCACCTCGCGTTGACCGCGGCGCCCGATGACCTCCACCTCGACCGAACCGCTGACCAGGAGCGAGAGACGCTCAACATGGTGTCCCCGCGAAAAGAGCGCTTCTCCGGCGACCCATTCGCGCATCTTGAAATGCCGGCCGAGCACCTCGCGC of the Lujinxingia sediminis genome contains:
- a CDS encoding tetratricopeptide repeat protein; this encodes MLASPGPPPLFAIFCIGPTIMMNRDLSELLEGLPDTAPGLVKAARAYDEAGDYRNAEALLRGALARCSTPELRLASAEHLLARGRWAAAYQQARHAMANPMLWEAAVAAARASHKLGEHGRAQSLLDDALDRGADLTLISAWRDHFAGLADAPAPRRPATLAPAERALPDFTEEPTELVDGLAPHEPTHLVHIPASLSDAPRAKSPGRAPAPGFEPDETTLRRRQPRAIRPGTSAPELADALANVPSEPTDVFAAAPTLPPGADLAQELPRHDSGRRNAPALRVAPRAANHSAPGVAAKRGEPRHPGREEKLELDLDALRRTGKPTTGGTSSIRRLTHLVQTSLPEPLQSPARAMISVLLSSLLVLSFFATLGYIGQVHRATATLLRRAESEVHNDTYASHQRALQLAQEARAYTLLPAGADAVVRGLTDALPAIGTRAPVERATNLEELIRARTAYRFTHPGTIAPPEPPTSRAGETIAAHIYASAAWLPGRDISRAADALLALAPSSAWARLAYAEVLVDHIPVELSAKLVDSFPEDTPARAFVRAQHLLSFDEEAATPALRAIFEANPDHYSSRLTLALHLARTGADEAELDALLSSALSAPGREFAPADRALIHLARAEASSTTNERIDALRLAAEAAPLRPDRIRPLIDELIARGQLLDAREQLIRTPRVEHRHTYFDLELASIHLQLGDTDRAIALLSAASDNPHERLLLALAMAAEGNLAIARDELAQTPLDLAAAALLDALHPEATPPEETFDRIADFASERALLKSATLAHLANHSESWEAQSTLRERSLSRLEHAPDRLARRLLQCRLALDARHASDAAEHCARLEELDVASRWALDAAVRWHRLNDRHATALRLIDRHEDLSGPGPLLGLMRAEVAFEQGDVDAATSFLEPALGTPLSRSARWATLQGRLALSRGDSEQAQAHLQSALDTRPGDAAATLGLLQTALANGPLSSENEQALRGLLRHGKLGPEAWVAFARQRRQQQRYNDALENLELARRAANTLVPAALSHAILTEEAYVRAARSRRGFADPGVTRALDLAGESAPQSADYLVARARVALASRRPNRAEAARHLEDALNDAPLRCELWEEVIALRKRLRHQVAVRRLVNATPERCN
- a CDS encoding methyltransferase domain-containing protein, which gives rise to MIRRDILDLLQCPACAGPELTLGSGRRPDLVCQSCDSHYPIVNGIPDLVAPEATPAPGTYRTETLANVIAGVYDVVAPVMSMAIWRCSPLRYIDHENRALGRARGGVYLEAPIGTGVALAPCIAPYHDVTVLGVDKSWKMLFQAQKRLKKTGASFQLIRADVNALPIKSGAVRSLQSLNGLHGFTDRVGALNEFHRCLEPEGYFSGSTLVRAQTDMADAVLERYERYGIYPMLRSPEFLLQEVGAASFEGMHFETHGAVMFFAGQRAADDEIESNSPSSKRTAKTTSAKKGGAKSSGASKKAKKAKGKKSSRRAG